The following coding sequences lie in one Glycine soja cultivar W05 chromosome 16, ASM419377v2, whole genome shotgun sequence genomic window:
- the LOC114389573 gene encoding beta-glucosidase 11-like, which yields MCSMLKVFAVIELVLLIVYPGAHGLSRDDFPPGFVFGASTSAYQVEGAANEDGRKPSIWDTFSQAGNGNMYAGNGDVACDQYHKYKEDVQLMADTGLEAYRFSISWSRVIPDGRGQVNPKGLQYYNNLINELISHGIEAHVTLHHWDLPQTLEDEYGGWVSPRIVKDFTTYADVCFREFGDRVRYWTTVNEANVYAVFGYDVGMLPPQRCSPSPIFNCSRGNSTTEPYLVAHHMLLAHASAVRLYRKKYQVMQHGLIGFNLLPFGVLPQTNSIEDVRATQRVQDFSIGWFMNPFTFGDYPDIMKKNAGSRLPSFTQKESNLVRGSIDFIGINFYYSFYVKNSPGSLQKEDRDYIADLSVEIERFVPNDTSTYEVPITTKIFLGLLESLKNTYGNIPIYIHENGQQTPHNSSLDDWPRVNYLHEYIGSLVDALRSGLNVKGYFVWSFLDAFELLLGYESSYGLYYVDMNDPSLRRIPKLSAEWYSNFLKRKPMDPKITKEIEKNATLLSHNLSLHNAT from the exons ATGTGTTCAATGTTGAAGGTTTTTGCAGTTATAGAATTAGTATTGCTGATAGTGTACCCTGGTGCTCATGGTTTGAGCAGAGATGATTTTCCTCCTGGTTTTGTGTTTGGTGCATCAACTTCAGCTTACCAG GTTGAAGGTGCAGCAAATGAAGATGGAAGGAAGCCAAGCATATGGGACACCTTCTCCCAAGCTGGAAATG GGAATATGTATGCTGGTAATGGAGATGTTGCTTGTGATCAATATCACAAATATAAG GAAGATGTCCAGCTCATGGCTGACACGGGCTTAGAGGCCTATAGATTTTCCATATCATGGTCAAGGGTTATTCCAG ATGGAAGAGGGCAAGTGAATCCCAAGGGGCTTCAGTATTACAACAACCTTATTAATGAACTGATAAGCCATG GGATTGAAGCACATGTTACATTACACCATTGGGACCTACCACAAACACTTGAGGATGAATATGGAGGATGGGTTAGTCCAAGAATTGT GAAAGACTTCACAACATATGCGGATGTGTGTTTTAGAGAATTTGGTGACAGAGTTAGGTATTGGACTACGGTGAATGAGGCCAATGTTTATGCAGTTTTTGGCTATGATGTTGGAATGTTACCACCTCAGCGGTGTTCTCCCTCCCCTATATTTAACTGCTCCAGAGGAAATTCCACAACTGAGCCATATTTGGTAGCCCATCATATGTTGTTAGCACATGCTTCAGCTGTTAGGTTGTATAGGAAGAAATATCAG GTCATGCAACATGGCTTAATTGGGTTTAATCTCCTTCCTTTTGGTGTTCTTCCTCAAACAAATTCTATTGAAGATGTAAGGGCTACTCAAAGGGTCCAAGACTTCTCTATCGGGTG GTTTATGAATCCCTTCACATTTGGAGATTACCCTGATATAATGAAAAAGAATGCTGGCTCAAGGCTTCCTTCTTTTACTCAAAAGGAATCAAATCTGGTCAGGGGCTCAATCGACTTCATTGGAATAAACTTTTACTACTCATTTTATGTTAAAAACAGTCCTGGCAGCCTGCAGAAGGAGGATAGAGATTACATTGCAGATCTATCGGTGGAAATTGAAA GATTTGTTCCAAATGATACTTCTACATATGAG GTTCCAATTACTACCAAGATTTTCCTTGGGCTGTTAGAGTCACTAAAGAACACTTATGGCAATATTCCAATTTACATACACGAAAATG GCCAACAAACACCTCATAATTCATCATTAGATGACTGGCCGAGGGTGAATTACTTGCATGAATACATAGGAAGTTTGGTTGATGCACTTAG GAGTGGATTAAATGTAAAAGGGTACTTTGTATGGTCCTTCTTGGATGCATTTGAGTTACTGCTTGGATATGAATCAAGTTATGGCTTATATTACGTAGATATGAATGATCCAAGCTTAAGGAGGATACCTAAGCTCTCTGCTGAATGGTACTCAAATTTTCTGAAAAGGAAGCCTATGGACCCAAAGATCACCAAGGAAATTGAGAAGAATGCAACTTTGCTTTCACACAATCTCTCACTGCATAATGCCACATAA